Proteins from a single region of Lolium rigidum isolate FL_2022 unplaced genomic scaffold, APGP_CSIRO_Lrig_0.1 contig_13732_1, whole genome shotgun sequence:
- the LOC124680366 gene encoding uncharacterized protein LOC124680366: MRHRARSSPSSPLTPSTSMRAKKIFGFSVSLILVNLASIMERADENLLPAVYKEVSAAFNVGPTDLGYLNFLMNFLKSIVSPLAGVLALHYDRPTVLAIGTVFWALSTGAVGVSQHFHQVAFWRAVNGLGLAIVIPALQSFIADSYKDGTRGAGFGLLSLIGAVGGIGGSILATLMAGKDYWGLPGWRVAFLVVALVSLIIGILVYLYSTDPRRIPGNHLLDDDDYERLHLSSKDVLPPASIWTGSWVAMRSVMKVKSFQIIVLQGIIGSLPWTAIVFFTMWFELIGFDNRSSAALNSLFAIGCASGAFLGGVIADRLSQHYPDSARVMCAQFSAFMGIPFSWILLTVIPQSTDYWFAYAVTLFFMGITISWCATAANNPIFAEVVPPKHRTMIYAFDRALEGSFASFAAPAVGLVTEKIYGYDAKTVNIANGSAEGAYALSRGLLTMMIVPFGVCVLFYSPLYLVFKRDRDSAKLSIFKDQELI, from the exons ATGAGGCACCGAGCTCGCTCGTCCCCGAGTTCCCCGCTCACCCCATCCACCAGCATGAG AGCAAAGAAGATATTTGGTTTCTCTGTGTCTCTCATCCTCGTCAATTTGGCTTCCATTATGGAGCGTGCTGACGAGAATCTTCTTCCAGCAGTTTACAAGGAAGTCAGTGCAGCCTTCAACGTTGGCCCCACTGATCTAGGATACCTTAATTTTCTAATGAACTTTCTCAAGTCGATAGTATCCCCCTTGGCAGGTGTCCTTGCTCTTCACTACGATCGCCCGACAGTGCTTGCAATAGGAACTGTCTTCTGGGCCTTATCAACAGGGGCTGTTGGTGTTAGCCAGCATTTTCATCAGGTTGCATTTTGGAGAGCTGTAAACGGACTTGGACTTGCCATTGTAATACCAGCACTCCAGTCATTCATTGCAGATAGCTACAAAGATGGTACACGTGGTGCTGGGTTTGGTTTGTTAAGCCTCATCGGTGCAGTAGGTGGTATAGGTGGTAGTATTTTGGCAACACTCATGGCTGGGAAGGATTACTGGGGATTACCAGGATGGCGTGTTGCGTTTCTTGTGGTTGCACTTGTCAGCTTGATAATTGGAATTCTTGTGTACTTATATTCTACCGATCCAAGAAGAATCCCCGGCAACCATCTTCTTGATGACGATGACTATGAGAG GTTACACCTGTCCAGCAAAGATGTACTTCCTCCGGCATCAATCTGGACGGGTTCTTGGGTAGCAATGAGAAGTGTCATGAAAGTGAAGTCGTTTCAGATCATTGTATTGCAGGGGATAATCGGCTCATTGCCCTGGACCGCCATAGTTTTCTTCACAATGTGGTTTGAGCTCATCG GTTTCGACAACAGGAGTTCTGCAGCATTGAACAGCCTCTTCGCTATCGGGTGCGCCAGTGGAGCTTTCCTTGGTGGTGTAATAGCAGATCGCTTGTCACAGCACTATCCTGATTCCGCACGAGTCATGTGCGCTCAGTTTAGCGCCTTCATGGGCATTCCTTTCTCATGGATCCTCCTTACAGTCATTCCTCAGTCAACTGATTACTGGTTTGCCTACGCGGTCACTCTCTTCTTCATGGGTATCACCATCAGCTGGTGTGCAACTGCAGCAAACAACCCCATATTCGCGGAGGTAGTACCTCCCAAACACCGCACCATGATCTACGCCTTCGACCGAGCCTTGGAGGGCTCATTCGCCTCGTTTGCAGCCCCTGCAGTTGGCTTGGTCACAGAGAAGATATATGGCTATGACGCGAAGACTGTAAACATCGCGAATGGATCAGCAGAAGGGGCTTATGCGCTGTCAAGAGGGCTACTAACCATGATGATTGTACCTTTTGGTGTCTGTGTCCTGTTCTACAGCCCCTTGTACCTGGTATTCAAGCGTGACCGAGACAGTGCAAAGTTGTCCATCTTCAAGGACCAGGAGCTAATATGA